The Rhipicephalus sanguineus isolate Rsan-2018 chromosome 4, BIME_Rsan_1.4, whole genome shotgun sequence DNA window TCCCGCGGAACCCGGCCGCAAtatcccgctttttcctgatgagctcaatatagcgtccaccacgctttcgtgCTGAATCTCCGGAATATACTTAAACAGCATGTTTGCTCATCTCcttaataaatataaagagatgaccagacgggcaAAGCAAGTCTCTTTTGCACCGCAGACGcttgcaatcagctgctctgagctgagaatcacgtttgttttcgggcgatcgctcgtaacatgaagtgaggcatacacgatgttggaCTGTTATCATTTGAGTTACtttggtttgtcttgtttttttttaggcaGAAGCCTTAGGCGCTGTCATGCAGGTGCAAGCGCGATAGCTCTTGTCACGCGATGCAGGTGCAATCGATGCAAGCGTGATAGCTCTTGTCCGGTGTCCGGTTTCTTAACCAACACTAGAGACTACCAACACCAACGGTGAGTTGTATGGCGAGTTTGACCGTTCAATCACTGCAAGCCTTAACATATCTTGCACTTCTCGATTACTTCCTTCATTGCAGAAGGCAATGGGTACTGCTGAGTGTGAACGGGCTCAGAGGTGCCAAGATCTCGCGAAGTTCGTTGCGTTGGCTTTCCCGTAAGTCATGGCCAAGCTTAATCACTTCAGTACCAGAGCCCTCAGTAGCCTTGAAGGTAGGTGTCGGCGTGTCCGTCTCTTCCTCCTCGACCACAATAAAAGATGCCGACTGTGATGCGTTTTCAGGTTGACGTTCTTCATAACGTTTTAGCATGCATGTGGAAGAGCTTAGTATTTTGTCTCATCTAACCAGTAATCAAAGTTGCCCTTCTTTCCGGTCACCGGGAAGGGTCCCTTCCACTGCATCAGTAGCTTGTTCTCTGTACTTAGAAGTGTCGCGTagttagtgccgcaggggcacggacacgcagagactgacgcgtacacgctgctcgctcggacgaaaatgtaaccccGACTTTATTGTGGCACGAACGTATATATGATGCACgcagtaacagggggcgccacgctccagtggcggcctaatcaaaaggctgaattgtgacgacctctacatctcccccTTGAGAAAGTCTGATGGGAGGATGGAGGACGCCAAACACATCACAATGTCACAAGTTCAAACGGCGCGGCGGAACAACACGCCGGCCATAACGTGTTCGTGTAACACCATCACTACGGTCCCTGGCTGCAggggaatgttgcaaaggctgcccTTGGGGGGACCGCAGGTTCCACGCTTTTGGCAGGCTGAGGTTCCTGAAGGGGAACTTGCTGCAGTGGCGATGGTTGCTGTGCAGCTGTCGGCAGCGATTCCTCACCGGAGGCAGAAGGCACGAAATGCACTAGGTGACGGCGGTTGCGCCCGTGAAGGCGGTTGCGCTGTAGAACACCACCTCGGTCGTCTGTTTCAACCACGTAGCTTCTTGGCCTTTGCCCCGGACTGAGGACCGTAGCTTGCACTTGGTCAGGGCGCACCCACACACGCTGACCCGTTTGGAGAGGTGACAGGTCTCGAGCTCCGTGATGCCTATTGTAGTCGTCGGTCTGCTTACGCTTGTAGGCTACATACTTGGCGACGACATCTTTCCTAGGCGGCCAGTTGGGATGTAACTGGGagttttgcttcgggactctggtTCTCAGCTGACGTCCCATCAACAGCTGGGCTGGACTGATCGACTCCCGGAGTGTCCCGATAACTGAGCAGAGCGAGGTGAGGGTCTTTGGACTTGCGGAACAGGTCCTTAACTGTCCGTaccatcctctctgcctctccgtTTGACTGGGCGTAGTGTGGGCTACTGGTCGCATGGTTGAAGCCATAAGACGTTGCAAATGCCGCAAACTCTTGCGACGAGAATGGTGGGCCGTTGTCCGACCTGACGTCTTGTGGGATTCCGTGGCGTGCGAAGATGCTTTTGAGAGCATCGATGACTGCCCGAGCTGTAGTGCTTCTCAAGGTCACCACCTCGGGAAAGCTCGAGTAGTAGTCCACCACCAGGAGGAATGTCTGGCCATTGAGATGGAACAAGTCCATTCCCAGAAATTCCCACGGACGTCCAGGTAGAGCTGTGGAGACTAGGGGTTCTGCAAGGTTCACCCGGGTGGAAGCGCACTGTTCGCAGTTGGTGACAAGAGAGGCGATGTCTGCCGAGATGCCCGGCCACTAAACCGACTCCCGAGCTAGGGCTTTGGTCCTGTTGATGCCCTGATGGCCTTCGTGCAACAGCGTCAAGACCGCTGGCCGAAGAGACGATGGGATGACAATCCgggggcctttcagcaggataCCATCGCAGACAGAGAGCTCGTCCGCCACGGAGGCATACTTCgacacatgcagaggtagcttgGTCTTTCGTGGCCAACCTTGCTGGCAGAAGGAGATGAGGGCCTTGCACTCTGCATCGGATTCTTGTGCCTGTCGTACATCTTCAGGGCGGAGTGGCAAGACTTCCGACATGCAGCCGACTACTTGTACTGCGAAGAGTTCCACCGTGTCTACAGGAGTGGGTGCCTTGGTGTGATACGTGACAAGGTATCTGCTGTTGCTAGCAGTTTTCCTGGCACGTGCAGCATGCGAAACTGTTACTGCATTGTCTTGAGCCGTAGTCTCTGAATACGAGGCGGCCCCATATCCAGTTCCATCTTGCCCAGAAGTGAAACGAGAGGCAGGTGGTCGGTCTCGACGTCGAAGGTGATGCCACGGacaaactcgtcgaacctttggatagcccatgtcgttgccaaagcttctttttcggtctGGCTGTAACGCTGTTCGGTACTCGTCATTGACCTCGAAGCCAATGCGACTGGGCGACGCTCTCCCGAGGGTTGAGTCTGCAGCAGTACTGCGCCGAGTCCGAAAGAGCTTGCATCTGCGGACACTGTCGTGACATACGACGGGTGGTACTTGGCCATGCACCTGTCTGACGTCAAGAGTTCTTTgaccttcttgaatgctgcctcttGCTCATGCTGCCACACCCAGCTCGCAGACTTGTTCAGCAAGGCTCTGATGGGTGCTGTGACGTCCGAGATGTGTGGCAGGAATCTGGCGAGATGATTCACCATTCCAAGCAGTCGTCTAACGCCCGCGACGTCTGTGGGAGCTTCCATAGCTTTGACCGCTTCAACCTTGCTTGGATCCGGCCTGATACCCTTAGCTGAGACGACAACACCAAGGAAGGAGACCTCAGATACCCCAAAGCGACACTTGTCCTCGTTCAATGTAATACCTGCTTTTGCAAGGCGAGATAGCACCTGGCTCAGTCTAGCGTCATGCTCCTGGCGGGTGCGTCCAAAACCAGAATGTCATCTATCATGTTGGCGACCCCTTCTTGGCCCTCCAGGATCCTTGTCATCTGTTTCTGGAAGTACTCGGGAGCGGAGGTGAAAGGGGAGCCGGCAAAAGCAGTATCGGCCATATGGGGTGATGAATGTCGTCAGCTCTTGGGAATCGGCAGAAAGCTTCACCTGGTGGAAGCTTGCGGTCGCATCCAGCTTTGAAAAAACAGTTGCGTCACCGAGGAGGTCAAGGACTTGCTCAACCGTTGGCAAAATATGCCGATCACGGAGGATGACTTTGTTGAGTTGAGTCAAGTCGACGCATAGCCGGTAGGAACCATTGTCTTTCCTGACGACAACGAGACCAGAGCACCATGATGGAGTTGGCTTGTCGATCCTGTGGATCACGCCTGCGCTTTCCAATTTGTCCAGCTCGTGGCGGACGACCTCAAGCAGCGGGATGGGGATCCTGCGGGGGACGCTCAGCGAGAAGGGCACGGCATCGGGTTTCAGCCGAATAACGTACTAGTCCTTGAGAGTGCCCAATCCTTTGAAGAGCTCGGCGTGCAGCGTTGCTTTGGGAGTGTTGAGttcgtcaagaaatttcacaactttcagggcttggagcgctggcagtcctagaagaggcacagtgagtgactggattacgtataggcgctggcagcttgtttttccttgccaccgaagtcgtgccagatacgagcctagaACGCGAAGTGGCTGTTCTCCAGGGCCGGTGAGCAGACTGTCGACTCGGTCGAGCTTGCAGGCAGCGTAGGGAAGTCGCTGAGTACAGCAGTTACTTCGGCGCCGGAGTCGACTTTGAACTGCGCTGTGTTGTCAACGGTCACGTCGACGAACTTTGCAGCGGCGGGAGTGCCGACGGCATGCAGGTGAACGGAGCCGAGCttgttctgctggtgcttccgCGAGCGGCAAACTTCAGcgaagtggcctttctttttgcagaagttgCAGGTGGAGCGTCGAGCCGGGCAGTCCGAACGTCGTTGAGGCGCGCGGCCGCAGAATTCACACGTGGACGTCTCGCGAGCGCGCTCGGCTGGCGGCTGCGACGTAGTAGGCTTAGCTCCGGAGCGGCGACGAGAGGCGAACTTGCTGGCTTTCGCAGCGTCGAGGTTGAGCTCGCGTGCGTGCTCGGTGCGGTTCTGGGTCAACTCCTTCTCTTTGTCGGCGTCTTCGGACTGACGGGCTTGTGTCCATGCCTCCTTGAGCGTCAGCTTCGCGTTTCGGCACAGCTGATCCGAGAGGCGAGAGTCACGGAGGCCGATGACGAACCGGTCGCGTACGAGCCTTTCCTCGACAGCTGCTGACTGGTAGTTGCAGCGCTTCACCATTCTGCACAGTTCCGCGTAGTACGTGTCGACGCTTTCGCCGGGTAGCTGAACACGCCTGTGGAACCGCGACGACTCGTAGAGCTCGTGGCCGGGTGCACGAAGgctcagtgaagcgggcggcaacaACTTGGCACGAGGCGAGCGACTGGGCGTCGAGCGAGAACGTCTCGAGGAGCGGACGTGCCTCCGGGCCCATGCAGTACAGTAGCGAGCGTACCTGCACGTCTTCCGACGCTTCTGTCAGTCCCGAAACCGCCGCGAAGTCTTCGTATAGCGGCTGAGCCATGTCGACCATGTTGCCGGGTTCGCGAAGTCGAACGGTGCCGGTGGCTGAAGGTTCACGCCGTACAGTTTTGGCGGCTCGCGGTCTCGAGGTCCATCGTGCTGCCGTTCCGTCGTGGTAAGGCCTAGGGCTGGGGGGCGTTATTCCTACGCTCCGAACTTACTGTCACGCGATGTCACCCCACTTCTGACAgcatgtcgcgtggttagtgccgcaggggcacggacacgcagagactgacgcgtacacgctgctcgctcggacgaaaatgtaaccccgactttattggggcacgaacatatatatgatGCAAGAAGCAGTATGAGTGCTCGATCACCAATGTTCAGCCGACGAGTTTTACTTCCTCTGTCATGATAGTTCTTCCGGGTCACTTTAGCGCGTGTCAATTAAGTTCTCATTGTGCCAACAATAATGTCTTCTCCAGACGATCCCTGAGGTCAAGACCTATCCATACGTGGTCTTACTTCTTCGTGTATGTGGTCTCCAGTCCATAACTCTTTGAGTATGCTCAGCGGTCCTCGAACATGTCTGCCGTAGAACAATTCAAACGGCGAAAAGCCCGTACTGGCTTGCGGTACTTCGCGGTACGCAAAGAGCAGGAGTGCCAGCAATCGATCCACGACTTGGCGagggtgcatgtgtttgtgatatttgtactgccttaaatgagaatatatttcgtttgtcttatcgactctcggctctgactcggtctttggaccacaaccggcgttcgctggcgcactgaaaccaactctaaattgtccgcgctttcgtggtgcgttttcggggggccgtgacgccagcccttggaatccgcccggcgattgcaatccccattaacgggacaagtgacaataATACTGGCAATAAAAATCAAACACGGTGATTTTCACAAATTAGCAACATGCAGACAGTTTAGTAGGTTCATTTTAAAAAAAGACTTCTGGGAAAGATTCGAGGTCATTTAAGCATTCACTCTACGCGGAACTCGCGGCTAAGGAGGTtgcgtttgcaggcacttttgctagatggcgggacaaaaagacgcccgtCTTACTCCATCTTTTCCTCTCTGTGCTCTTTAATTCGCTTCTCCTCATTTTTTCCCCTTC harbors:
- the LOC119392010 gene encoding uncharacterized protein K02A2.6-like; translated protein: MDLFHLNGQTFLLVVDYYSSFPEVVTLRSTTARAVIDALKSIFARHGIPQDVRSDNGPPFSSQEFAAFATSYGFNHATSSPHYAQSNGEAERMVRTVKDLFRKSKDPHLALLSYRDTPGVDQSSPAVDGTSAENQSPEAKLPVTSQLAA
- the LOC119392011 gene encoding uncharacterized protein LOC119392011, with amino-acid sequence MVDMAQPLYEDFAAVSGLTEASEDVQLLPPASLSLRAPGHELYESSRFHRRVQLPGESVDTYYAELCRMVKRCNYQSAAVEERLVRDRFVIGLRDSRLSDQLCRNAKLTLKEAWTQARQSEDADKEKELTQNRTEHARELNLDAAKASKFASRRRSGAKPTTSQPPAERARETSTCEFCGRAPQRRSDCPARRSTCNFCKKKGHFAEVCRSRKHQQNKLGSVHLHAVGTPAAAKFVDVTVDNTAQFKVDSGAEVTAVLSDFPTLPASSTESTVCSPALENSHFAF